Proteins from one Sabethes cyaneus chromosome 2, idSabCyanKW18_F2, whole genome shotgun sequence genomic window:
- the LOC128736690 gene encoding uncharacterized protein LOC128736690 — protein MDQNGGESDILRRKEQLNTRRTTLLDQLGRAEKFIETYDAGRDELEVPLRLESLDVLWTSLEETQSTLEDLEISTDGKSTNLKFRATYEPKLFRIKAILRSKLPPPTLPALSRPPDVPSRASSTLSNLKLPTISLPEFDGDYKQWLTFHDTFLALIHDNDELPMIQKFHYLRAALRGEAAQLIEAIAISAANYPLAWESLISRYSNEYLLKKRHLQDLMDIPRMRTETAVALHSTLDEFQRHIKILQQLGEPTDAWSTLLEHLLCTRLHNDTIKAWENHAATVEDQSYTCLVDFLEKRIRVLESISVNNNANPSTSASHMNGSVFLWNAFGAQKNFVPDRCYLTKKERAKIIINLLYLEPSTGDILCDTPNVQVSTD, from the exons ATGGATCAAAACGGTGGAGAAAGTGATATCCTACGCAGAAAGGAGCAGCTCAACACCCGAAGAACAACATTATTAGATCAGCTGGGACGAGCTGAGAAATTCATCGAAACATACGACGCTGGGCGGGATGAGCTCGAGGTGCCGCTTCGCCTGGAAAGCTTGGACGTGCTGTGGACATCCCTCGAAGAAACTCAATCCACTCTCGAAGATTTGGAAATATCCACCGATGGCAAGAGTACCAATCTGAAATTTCGTGCTACATATGAACCAAAGCTTTTTAGAATAAAAGCAATTCTGCGATCTAAACTGCCTCCTCCAACTCTTCCTGCACTCAGCCGCCCTCCAGACGTTCCCTCTCGCGCTTCGTCCACCTTGTCTAATCTGAAGTTGCCTACTATTTCACTTCCCGAATTTGACGGCGACTACAAACAATGGCTAACGTTCCACGATACATTCTTAGCACTTATCCACGACAATGACGAATTGCCTATGATCCAGAAATTCCACTATCTCCGTGCTGCCCTCAGAGGAGAAGCAGCGCAGCTAATTGAAGCTATTGCAATTAGTGCAGCGAACTATCCTCTTGCTTGGGAATCGCTAATTAGTCGCTACTCAAATGAATACCTACTGAAAAAACGACATCTTCAGGACCTAATGGATATCCCGCGTATGAGGACAGAGACAGCCGTAGCATTACATTCTACCTTGGATGAATTTCAACGTCATATTAAAATCCTGCAGCAGCTTGGCGAACCAACTGACGCCTGGAGTACGTTGTTAGAACATCTTTTGTGTACACGTTTGCATAATGATACGATCAAGGCGTGGGAAAATCATGCTGCTACCGTTGAGGATCAAAGCTACACCTGTCTTGTTGATTTTTTGGAGAAACGTATTCGAGTACTTGAATCTATATCCGTTAATAACAATGCCAATCCATCCACTTCCGCATCGCACATGAATGGTTCCGTCTTTC TATGGAACGCTTTTGGTGCACAGAAGAACTTTGTCCCAGATCGTTGCTATCTGACGAAGAAAGAGCGTGCGAAGATCATTATCAATCTACTGTATCTCGAACCGAGCACGGGCGATATATTGTGCGATACCCCAAACGTCCAGGTTTCGACGGACTGA